The segment CAAAGAACAGAATGTACAGGTGTGTCATGGAACACTGATCATTGTTGAGGGGAAACAGACATTACACAATCCTTCCTTAATTAAGGCCTCATCTTCCTCCCTCTGCTTGGAAGAATTGAAGGAGAGTGAGTAGTAAACATAATAGCCTAGACTAGTCCTTGAGAAGAGAGCCTAGACTAGTCCTTGagaagagagacaagagtaaAAACAGCTGCAATGGAAATGCTCTTTCCCTCTCAATTATCCTTCATATCTGAAACTTTATTCACACCCAGATGATCTAAAACCCTTTACAGAGCAGTCAGTGTGTAGTGATTAAGCCTGTTGCCAGGGTTTAAACCTCCCCTATGTTGGGCCTGCCTGCCTGGGAGAGCACTTCTGTTTCAGGAGAGGACGCTGGAGCCTgggcctgcctgagagaggacGCTGGAGCCTGGGCCTGCCTGAGAGAGGGGGCTGGAGCCTGGGCCTGCCTGGGGGCTGGAGCCTGGGCCTGCCTGGGGGCTGGAGCCTGGGCCTGCCTGGGGGCTGGAGCCTGGGCCTGCCTGGGAGAGGGGGCTGGAGCCTGGGCCTGCCTGGGAGAGGGGGCTGGAGCCTGGGCCTGCCTGGGAGAGGGGGCTGGAGCCTGGGCCTGCCTGGGAGAGGGGGCTGGAGCCTGGGCCTGCCTGGGAGAGGGGGCTGGAGCCTGGGCCTGCCTGGGAGAGGGGGCTGGAGCCTGGGCCTGCCTGGGAGAGGGGGCTGGAGCCTGGGCCTGCCTGGGAGAGGGGGCTGGAGCCTGGGCCTGCCTGGGAGAGGGGGCTGGAGCCTGGGCCTGCCTGGGAGAGGGGGCTGGAGCCTGGGCCTGCCTGGGAGAGGGGGCTGGAGCCTGGGCCTGCGTGGGAGAGGGGGCTGGAGCCTGGGCCTGCGTGGGAGAGGGGGCTGGAGCCTGGGCCTGCGTGGGAGAGGGGGTTGGAGCCTGGGCCTGCGTGGGAGAGGGGGTTGGAGCCTGGGCCTGCGTGGGAGAGGGGGCTGGAGCCTGGGCCTGCGTGGGAGAGGGGGCTGGAGCCTGGGCCTGTCTGGGGGCTGGAGCCTGGGCCTGTCTGGGGGCTGGAGCCTGGGCCTGTCTGGGGGCTGGAGCCTGGGCCTGTCTGGGGGCTGGAGCCTGGGCCTGTCTGGGGGCTGGAGCCTGGGCCTGTCTGGGGGCTGGAGCCTGGGCCTGCCTGTCTGGGGGCTGGAACCTGGGCCTGCCTGCCTGGGAGAGGGGGCTGGAGCCTGGGCCTGCCTGCCTGGGAGAGGGGGCTGGAGCCTGGGCTTttctgtgtccaaaatggcaccctattccctttatattgcactacttttgataaggGTTCATAGGATGCAGAATGTCCCCCTCTCCCTGACAGCCACTTGTCAGGCACAGTTGATGTGTCCTCACCCCACGCATCCATCAACACACCTCACACTTGCAGAGATATAGTTGCACATTACTGTCAGACACGTTGCTGACTCACAGAGGAGGAACTACGCAGTAAATATAGAGTCAGTCAGGGAAGACAAGCAGGATAAATATCAAGTTTTAATTGGACTTTACACGTGCAGAGGAACATGTAAGACATTTATGTAGACAAGGCCTATGGGATACATGCAATgcacacatacatgcatgcatagGTTACTCACAAACACAAACCACAACCGTTGAACACGCCAACAGATCACGGACACACAGGATGTCAGTGACACTCGGgtaatgtcccaaatggcaccctattccatatagtgcactacttttgtccagagccctgatagaaaagtagtgcactatatagggaatagggttccatttgggaggaAGACAGGATGTCAAGTCTGAATATCCTACAAAAAAGCTAAACTAACTGGGTGAAGGTAACAGAGGGGGGGCAACTTCCGTTGGACCtcggtcacacacacagacactactATTTCAGGCTATTGTCCCTCTTCATacaataataaaacattttaaaaaatagaCTGAACTAGCCTAGACACCAGTATTATCAGCTAGATAGGCGACGCAGGCAACCTTAAGGGACTGGTAGCCTCGGACTGCCACGGTGTAACTTTCTGTTCATAGTTACTTCCCACTCAAAGCCTGAGACTTACTGATGAGCTGGCTGGCCTACTTGATAAGGTTACTGTAGGTTATGTGGGAAGCATGGGCTTAAGCAATGAAAGTTGTTTATTTAAAATCAAGCTACTGGCTGCTAATGGGCAAATATTTGTTTATAGTGAGAGATAAATGAATGTACACATTATACAGAGAACTCTGATACAGAATATTCAAGAGCTATGTGAAGACCAAATATATGCTAAATATGGAAGCTAACGACTTCATATGGCTCAGGCAATATCTTGGGAAATTGCAAGATATTGCATGTTCAGAACAAGCAGAAATGTGTTCATTACAAGCATGTCTGTTAGCTTCCTATTCAAGCTGTCTACATAAAAGGATGACATCATGAAGTCAGGTTGGTTGTTGTAGGCTGTTCCACTGGCTGCTATTTCAGCCTTTAATAAGACATTTCAAGCTCGTAATGTTAACCTACACTTACTTTTATGCAGATTACGGAAACAAAATATCTGCATATCAGTGGTATAGCTATCGTTGAAAGCATTGTATGAATGACAATAGACGGCAAATCAAACAAAACATTAAAAAGGTAGCTGTCAATGGTGTTAAACCAGTGTGTAGTACACTAGTCCAACATTTGCTTCGAGCACAAAAAGAATAGACGCACTAACGTTAGACTCGGGGGAGAATGTAATCTCTGTCTGTCAATTACTGTGCAGTTAAAGCAAATGTCGTGTCATTTACATATTTTAACATGTGCATTGAGCTATGCAATCGTTTTCGATGTCTGCCAATCCATCCATCGCAGAATGTCCAAAAAATGATGCCGTAAGTAGCTGGTTGTAAAACGTTCAGTCGCAACATGTATCCACTGAAAAACAGTCTGTGGCACAACCagacagtagctagctacattgtagTTCCAGCCGTCTAGTGACAACTCGCCAATTATCAAGTAAAACCTCTTGAAACAAAATGACAATTCCCAAAATTGACAGGTAAACCAAGTTGAAAGGCTTTTGAGCAACTGCATACAGGTTTTAAAAACATGTCTCATTGTTTATCGAGAGGTTCAGTTTATAATTTAACACAAGCGGTGAACCAAACTGGCTTGTCATTTGCTCGCAATACACTTACCCATGAGCTCATGTCGGTGCTTATTAAAATACGTCCTCTGTTCCTCATTTGTCAATAAATACTTTCAACGATTTAAAAACACTGTATGAATGATAAACAATCTCCAATGAAACCGACCGTGAGAATTGTTTTGCGAGCAGGTGTAACCAACCAAGTATTTGGCTTGCACAGTTCAACTACCCTACGCACTTCACTGACTGCCCATCTAGTCACAGACTGTTACGTTAAAACAACAATGCGTTCAAGTCTCAACTTTGGTAGTCATCATGCTATGAGTCATAAAAGAATACAACTACATTAGCCTGGTATCTTGACAACGAATGAATAATTTCACAGTAACATGGGTTACTTCGACTTCATCTTAAAGGAAACGAAGACATGACGGAAGTGTCTCTCGTGTATAAGGCCAGCAAATTAGAAGCGTGAAAGGGTGACAGCAATAGCGAAAATGAACATTTGTACCTTCATCATAAATAAACCAAATTAAAAACTGACCAGTGATGTTCTTGTTCCTTTTGATGAATCCCACGTTTCCAATAACATTTAGTCCAACTCCGAGAGACAACTTGACTTTCTGAAGTTTAGTCAGGACTTCCTGAATGAGGGCTCGAGTCGCTCCTTTCCTCCGCACGAGCACAGCCCCTTGTCGCTGACAGCTAGTTTGACAGGCGGAAATAAATTCGTAGATTATCTGGCAAGCAGCAGTTGTCTTTAGTTCTGGCGTCTATAAATGTTATGGTTTAAACAAAAAAAACGAGATTCACTGTATGTGTCACAGTTGTTTAGATCATGCCCGTTGATTATTGATCATGATCAATACATTGCACTGATCAGATGTCGTGCTGTCAAGACCATTGTCATTTAACTCTATACAATATTGGACGTTTTAGTATGTGCTGTTTACAAGGAGAAACAATCGAGTTCAGAGTCAAAGCAGACGAGGACAGGAGGTGGATGAGAGAAACAAAAATGTATCGGTTATCGGCTATAAAGGATCATCAACAGACAACCTTTGGGGATAGAAAAACTAGGGATATCAATGTTAAAAATGAAAATTAATACTTGGGTAGACTGTATTAGGTTTCAGTCATGTCCACATTAATAAAATAACATGGGGTTAattgcatttttttaaatgagaAAACCCACTTTTATTTTTTGGGGCTTTATGTATATTGTTCAATGTTTCATTGGGACAATATTGACCACTGAAAGCGATGAAAGTCAGTCACAGAAATGTAAATTCTGATCAAATGTTTCACTTGGCAGTGTTCATAAAAACTAAGGCGACACAAttgaaaaaaatgaaataaataaacaataagGTGATACTGACATCTGGTGTTAGAATTTAGAATGACACCTTTAATACTAGACAGTCCATGTAATTTATGTCTAATAAAAACATGATGAGTTGCAGGAAATCCATGCAAAATGCTTAAAAAGTGAAGTATTAGGTCCTCGAGTTAGGTCCCGGGTTGGACCCCTATTttcccctctgcctccctctcagTGTCTTTTGGCCAGGGCAGCAGTAATGAGTCTTGGCAGGGTGTTCATGGGAATATCTGTGCACCAGGCAGATACTGTACTTCCCCATAGTGCATGTGTATAATGGTCTGGGCCTTGTTCGGAACAAGACTCGcataaccttgcctgagaccttcAGACTTTCTTTGGCTCCCAAGCCAATACCTAGGCTTTGGTTCAGCTGGAAAACAGTCTTGTGAGATCCGAGTTCGATCCCCGATCAGACAAACTGGTGCTGTGATCGAGATGGGTCTCTGCGAGGTCAAAGGGGGGCGAGGCGTAATGGAGGAGGTTTGGAACCACGGTCCACACTTGCGTGATGTGTACCTTGCCAGTGAGACCTGAAAATGTGCATTGGCTACGGAGCTAATTCCTAGGCTTGAGCTAGCTCagcgggctaacacagtcttaaGACATGTAGAAGACCTAGGTTTAACCTTGGTCACAGACAGTGTGTTCAAGCTCAATCATATATGACTGGTATCAcgcaaggttattatagttttgtgtttttatGTTAGTTTGTATTTATATTCGttttaagatttgtatttgaaaaTCAGTTTAATTTCAGTTAGTTCTCAGATCTGATTTACTAGTTTTTATTTAGTTCAAGTTTTATTAAAAAATATTTAGTTTTAGTGTTAGGGACAGAAAGTATCCTGTGTGGGAGGCCAGGAGCCATTTGTGTTGTATAGTTTTTTAGCTTGTTACTTCTTGCCACTGTGGGGCAGTAATGCGTAAGGTGATGGTTCAGGTCATAGGTTAAGTTAGTTATAAAGGGGGGCTGAACACACTGATTCCCCATGTGTTTTTTTGCTGCTCATTAAAAAAAAACGGATTTGGGTCTTGGGGGTGTGGTTCGATGTGGGTGTGTTATGTTCGCTATATCATACCCTGGCAGTTAATGTTGTTTGTCCATCTTGAGTCACCGTAGCAACAACATAGCCTctaacacttcctcaaaatagtctgaacTATCTTAAAtaaagctagctagttagtagtaGATAGCAGTAGTAGGTAGCAGGCACATTGAGCAGGCAGGGTACGTTAGCTTAATCAGTTTAGGCATAGCTTCTTACTTTCTTGTGTTcttattttgttttttaaatttctttATGTGTTTCTGTTCTACCTAATTTTATTTTTagtgctacattgatat is part of the Salvelinus namaycush isolate Seneca chromosome 18, SaNama_1.0, whole genome shotgun sequence genome and harbors:
- the LOC120062945 gene encoding skin secretory protein xP2-like, with protein sequence MSSWAGPGSSPLSQAGRPRFQPPDRQAQAPAPRQAQAPAPRQAQAPAPRQAQAPAPRQAQAPAPRQAQAPAPRQAQAPAPSPTQAQAPAPSPTQAQAPTPSPTQAQAPTPSPTQAQAPAPSPTQAQAPAPSPTQAQAPAPSPRQAQAPAPSPRQAQAPAPSPRQAQAPAPSPRQAQAPAPSPRQAQAPAPSPRQAQAPAPSPRQAQAPAPSPRQAQAPAPSPRQAQAPAPSPRQAQAPAPSPRQAQAPAPRQAQAPAPRQAQAPAPRQAQAPAPSLRQAQAPASSLRQAQAPASSPETEVLSQAGRPNIGEV